Genomic window (Zingiber officinale cultivar Zhangliang chromosome 2B, Zo_v1.1, whole genome shotgun sequence):
TGTTTGTTTGCTAGGCGCGATCGGAACTCCTCGGAGCAGTCGTCGGACTCAATAACTTCGTAGCAGAGTCGTAGTAGGAACCGGGAGGAGTCGGAGGCTCAAATATCCGTGCAATAACTTGTATGTCGTTATTGTGTCAAAGCctcctcgagactgccttataaagggcttgaaaggcgccttccaaaggccttgaaggcgcctccaatgagataGATTCTATCCCGAAGTGATCGGTGCTTATCCAAGACTTCGGTCAAATTTCATCCAgcggaagacgccttccataaccatggaaggcgccttcgatgaacaataccgagacgccttccatagccatggaagacaccttcgggtactgttcacccgaaagcagctttgtttctttgcttgctttcttgccctGCAACAAATGTGTTAATCCAAAATACCTGCAagacaaatgttagcacaatataaaaataGAGTAATTAATTTATATCCTCCCAGTactaggaactagtcaaagtCTTAGTTTAGAGatcccaaatggacttaaactgaactgacgcctactgtctcTCAACTgggacgcatcctcacagtcactctcctctagtgacttacctttacttaccttttgctagacatccggtcagcccgtcgaccagtctggacttcatgccaactatccggtcaggccgtcgacctagctgaatttcatgccagctatccgatcggcctgtcgacctagccgggcttcatgccagatatccgatcaacccgtcgacttatctggacttcttgccagctatccaatcgacccgtcgacctacctGGGCTTcttaccagctatctggtcggcccgtcgacctaactggatttttcctgcacactcagttaaagtgttagatcacaacaaaactaacataacctactttgtcatttatcaaaacctgagttagaccgttagtgctaactgcaccaacagtcACGTGTTAGGGGTTGTCGGATGAGAGAAGGCGTACGGTGGCCTCCTATTGATGGAAGGAAGATTCATTCGCAGATGatgacaaaccattggaatattccctaacaAGAGGTTACAATTTCCTGACATTGATGTCGCCTAGTGTTTTCTGTCCCGCCCGGGTTTAGTTACAGACAGCTCGGGCTGACCGTTAGACGATGTTAACTGACTTGAGTCTTGATTTCTGTCCCGCCAGGGTTTAGTTACGACAGCTCGGGCTGACCATTCGGCGATGCCAACTAactcgagtcttgatgagggaGATGAGCTATGGCGAGGGTTCCATCTTTCACGCTTGGATCACTTGAAAGACCAACTGGGAGTTGTCTTACTAAAAGTACCAGGCCTGGCTATGTGGACTGAACTGTGGAAAACCCGACTAGTAAACTAGGCATTACTCTAGGCTGCATCTTATGTCTCAGATTTGGGACTTTGATCTGTTTGAACCCGACCGAGAATTATGCGGCTGATGACATCAGGCGGTTTAACTCCTTCTTTCCTCTCCTAACTATTGACTGCCACACCCCTTTGACTTTCGACCATcgcgtccccttgacttctgactgtcgcgtccccttgacttctgactgactGACCTTCTTGGCCCCCCCCCTTTAAGCATCGTAtcaatatatatacacacacattaTAACTCAACCTAAAGATAAAATCTTATTGATATAaccaaaagttttaaaaaataataaagaacaATTGATCCAGACGCCTCAATTAATTGATACCTTGCACACCCATCGTGGGTGCCTACGGTGGACAACCCTCACAAGTCGAAGCGTCTCGGATGGTTTGAGACGCCTCGATCAAATACTTTTTGTTTATTGTTTTTAGCTTCCTATTGTAtcaataaaattttgtttttaggATTTATAaattgggttatagtattaagcatacaaaaaaattaattgattttttttatgcaCGGGGTATGTAAGATAAAGTGTGTGAgataacaaaaatatatatagaaaGCGAGATCGAAGGTGCCTCCCCAAGTGAGAGGTGCCCACACCCgtcacctatatatatatatatatatatatatatatatatatatatatatatatatagttataaaaatatttatagtttttaaatattttataaaataataataatcttgaaccgtcTTGAACCATTGCAAACTATGAACCAATGATTACAAACTGTGAACTGTAACTGTCTTAGACGGTTAAAGTTAAAGGTCAACGATGGTTCTATTGGGACATTGATCACCGGATAGAGAGGGGGTAAATAGACGATCcacctaaatccttcatttgCTTCCTACACTCATTAGTGCACAAcagaaatataaatacaaaatctaaactaaaataagaaagcaaacctaacacgatttaacgtggttcagagattatggctcctactccacgacgtgtccatAAGATGAACGATCCCAATAATCAtttggtggatcaatccccggcaaacTCTGGTTAGCGAATGACtctttctcggtggagaaacttcGTCACAAACTCGATCATATGCACTTGGATCACGAgtgcttggagactctaattagaagTTATCCacctctaatttcgtcacctagGCCAACCATCCCAAGCTCTATCATATAGAGCTTGGGGGAAAACATCCAAGTTATTTTCCCGCGGCCAATCGACTACCAATTTCACTAGTCGACTAGCCTATGTGGAGATTCGACTATTACAACTCAccgactcgataccagtcgactaatcATTTGAACAATCGACTGCTCCACATCGACTGAGCGAATAGAACCCTCTGTTCGTTCCCACAAGTTGACTGGTAAAGTCACCAGTAGACTGGTAAACACTAAATTTAgaattttacctcgagtacaatctctcatataCTCATCCTTGCTCGCACAACCTTGACCTTaccttctagtctcctccatcagccttacgtcaCTCGGATGTTTacccatccttcacaccttgccttcaAAAGTTTCCTTCATGGCACCCTCATATATAGTTTGTACGACCTTATGATACTCCGGCAATGAACGCATCAaagcccagatcctataactgtccaggatcAAAAACTCTTCTTACTCGAGTTTCTAGAACAATCGATCAAGTCGTTCAATGTGTTCATTGACTTCATAAACTAGGATATATTCAATCTCTTGAATTTCCTCCCTCAGCTAGTTCCATCGTACTTTGCGATGAGTTAAGGTAGTACAATCTCTTGAAATCGTCTATGTcatctataaattaaaattaaacaagtcagtacaaaaccaactaaccaatataaaattgatttaattcaatttataccaGTACAGAAGTACCattattaattaagaaaaacataTCTTCTAGATTTTCTAAATTTGCAAGAAAATCAATCGACTGACCCAATTTATTCAATCCGGTCTGATTAAGAAATTGAGCTCTGAATTTTATtcattgtcctcattagaactaatataATTGAACAGGAATCTTTTGTACCTATATTCTGTTATTATTTAATCTAAACTCATTTAAGTTAATCTcatacttattgatcaaactttgatccatttaatcaaattaatatcCATTAGATTAAGTCCAACTCATTAGAATAAATCAAATCTATCTAATCAAATTTGACTTAATCAAACTGATTCAgttaaatcaactaatgatttaaatcaAATCGAGATCTAATTGAATTAAAATAATCtgattaaatcaatcaataatttaaattaaatttcgatctaattaaattaatatgatataattaaatcaactaataatttaaattagacctaaatctaattttaaattaaattgggaGCCGGTAAAAACGAAAAAAAACTCGACTTAAAATTTGTTGTCTTTCTCTGTTTCACGAGAGAAAAAAGAaacttacatttttttttctctttcacgAGAGAATGCTTTCTCtcgtttttgttttttcttttatattttgtttgatttataaaaatcaaactttttctcagtacttcatcacatttaccaCGCCTTTTTTATTTAAGCAGGCCACGATCACCACACCGCCTCGATCACCACACCGCACTGGGGCCGTCGTCGGTCCTTCCCTGTGTCGGACGCCGGTCGTTCTTAGCCTAACGACGTCATTGCTGGCCGTTTATGCAAAAACTGTGAGAGGCGATTTTCAGCGCTTTTTTGTGCCCTGACCACTGACGCATCGCCGTCCAGCCAAGATGCCTTCACCGGCTCCGGAATGCCGTCGCCGACATACCTCCACGACGCAAGCCTGCTCCGGTGGAAATCATGATGCTGTCACAATTTCCCTGCCCTGCCCAACCCAGCACGCTGCTCTGCGACTACGGTATAATTCTaatgctctaataccaataaaaACAAAACCATTGGAATTCAAAGAAAATGAATCTGAACTCTTGACCCCTCATCCTCACCCTCGACGCAGAATTTTTATAGGGGCAAAAGGGACATTTTATCCCAAGAAAATGTGGGCATGCCCACTTCCCATTCCTACCCAACCTACGGAATTCACCATTCCAACCTTATTTGAAGCGAAGCTACCCAATTTCTTCCTTTCCTACAACTATATCAAATCAATCGTAATTGTGGCCATATTTTTGTAGACCAGCAGATGGACCACATGGAATTACAACCGAATCGTGATAACGATCCAGCCATAATTGATTGTAATTCCTCTCTGGATTTACCGTCCCTCCCAAATCATAGTTTGGGTAGGAGCGAACCGGCCGAAGGCCGCCGATGATGGACAAGTGACCAGGTTACCAGTCGTCGAGCGGAGGTTGCCGGCGGCCTCCGACTATCTGCCCCGACCCAAACTATAATATGAGGGGACGCTGAAGTTAAAGAGGGATCAATCAATTATGGCCGGATCACCATCCGGCCATAATGTGATCCATCCCCTGAtccaaaaaaaatcaagttttcaTAATAGTTCTATGGCACATAACTAACAAGTTTATGTTCAATATCGTCACCGTGAAACCCTACAATGAACCAAACAACCTTACACTTGATTTCACTCAAAAGAAATCAGGAATGCAATAAACACAGATAAATGACAATGTAGATACATAATCAAACTTGAATTTCAGAACAAAGTTTTCAGTTTTGATCACCATAAAATGGATTCAGTGTCAAAAGACTAATCTCCACCCAATAAAACATGCTAAATTTGATTCTAGTCACAAAGAAATCATGAATGCTGGATAATTGACAGTAAATTcgaacaaaattttcaacttgatCACTTAATTGTGCTTGGTTTCTATTGAAATGGGTTCACAATGTAGCATGCAAAACCAGAGTTCAAACACCATCTCAACCATCGCAAATTCGTACAAACTTTAGAAAAGAGCGTTCGATTCGAGAAGCCCCAAATTCGACAAACTAATTCGATAAAGCTTACGACTTTGCGAAGAATTACTTATCTTTGGAGGTGGAGATGCCGTACTTCTCCTGCAGACGCGtgatctcctcctccttcttcttggtgtCGGACTTCTTGGCCATCTTGGCTTGCTGGTAGTACAGGACGATGAGGTAGCGGTTGGCGACGTTGAAGCCGGAGAGGTGGTCGACGGCAGTCTTGGCGTCGTAGATGTCCTCGTAGACGACGAAGGCGGTCCCGCGGGTATCCTTGTTCGTTCCGATGCGGATCTGGCGGATGGCGCCGTACTTGCCGAAGATGTCGTACATCTCCTCACTGGAGATGTTGAATGGGAGGTTGCGTACGTACAGGACCCGATTCACTTCCGGGGGGAGGCGGGTGTTGGCCTTCCGAAGGCTGATCGTCGCCATGATCGATCGCGGTACCAAGTTAGGGTTTCAGAAACGAGACGAAACGAAGCGAACGAACCTTTCGCGAGGGCAGGGACCGGTCCAGAC
Coding sequences:
- the LOC122045875 gene encoding splicing factor 3B subunit 6-like protein translates to MATISLRKANTRLPPEVNRVLYVRNLPFNISSEEMYDIFGKYGAIRQIRIGTNKDTRGTAFVVYEDIYDAKTAVDHLSGFNVANRYLIVLYYQQAKMAKKSDTKKKEEEITRLQEKYGISTSKDK